In Dysidea avara chromosome 3, odDysAvar1.4, whole genome shotgun sequence, a single window of DNA contains:
- the LOC136251781 gene encoding uncharacterized protein, producing the protein MYCKHLTGKFLKTELSPADFQKTLLTYDDLVLGRRRRDKAIVAMTVFGAEIDVVDGKQYNLLRIGLAFVDEEYQSGIFFPVVTAYASLRELLLHPDIPLYNVAKCFTYKSYLGAMRQDRAYPRYNKVTPDWERKIIIKYGKRYETETAKFCEETFVVKRQHTKVQDNIADISHKHMANPHIKFYCSQNPGWTKGHSLITIALCTWNDVGESFKKAVTRSQYQQSSLLRSHL; encoded by the exons ATGTATTGTAAGCATTTGACAGGAAAGTTTTTGAAGACTGAATTATC ACCAGCAGATTTTCAGAAAACACTACTCACTTATGATGATCTTGTGTTGGGACGTAGAAGAAGGGACAAAGCTATTGTAGCAATGACTGTGTTTGGAGCAGAAATTGATGTGGTTGATGGAAAACAATATAATTTGCTGAGG ATTGGACTAGCATTTGTAGATGAGGAGTATCAAAGTGGTATATTCTTTCCAGTAGTAACAGCATATGCTTCCCTTAGAG AGTTGCTGCTTCATCCTGATATTCCACTATACAATGTGGCAAAGTGCTTCACCTACAAAAGTTACTTG GGTGCAATGAGACAAGATAGG GCATATCCAAGGTATAACAAAGTAACTCCGGATTGGGAAAGAAA AATTATAATAAAGTATGGGAAAAGATATGAAACAGAAACAGCAAAGTTTTGTGAGGAGACATTTGTTGTCAAACGTCAACATACAAAAGTTCAA GATAACATTGCTGATATTTCTCATAAACATATGGCCAATCCACACATAAAATTTTACTGCAGCCAGAACCCGGGATGGACTAAG GGTCATTCATTAATCACCATTGCTTTGTGTACATGGAATGATGTGGGAGAATCATTTAAAAAAGCAGTGACGAGATCACAGTATCAGCAATCATCTTTACTAAGAAGTCACTTATGA